In Terriglobia bacterium, the genomic window TGCATGCGTTTCAATCAGTCGTACCAACCGGTATGCCAGCAACATATGATCCTCCTGCCGTAGCAGCCTGCTCTCCGCCGCCCTTGCGGACGGCTGTCGCGGCGCACTGCTGCCGCCGTGACCGGTGGAACTTCCTTGCGAAGCCTGCTGCGATGCCGTCGGCCGTCAAAGCTTCGACCTCCGACTCTCCGGAGCCACATCCCTTACATCACAGTTTCGGTCTCGCCGTAAGAAATCGCCGTGATTCATGTCACAATTGGGGGTGATATTTCTCACCTAGTGCCGTTTCTGCAATCATTTCCCGTAACCGCCCAAACGCCGCTTGCCCCGTTCTGGCCTCAGCTTTGGCAACCGCGGCGCGCACCTCAGCTCCCGTGGCAAACCCCGCAGCAAAAACGAGTTGCGAGCCTTTTTGCTCGCAACTCGCATCTTGAAACTCCCAACTCATTGGCGAACGCACCCTCGGCCACTAGCTCAGGAAGAACTCCCGCGTCAGCTCCGTCCAGTTCTGCTCCGGCAACTGCGCCGTCAGGTTGTCCATTGCTACGCCGCCATCCTGCGCCAACGCGCCCAGCGCCGCCGGCATTCGCCGCTGCAGCCGGCTCGAAGCTTCTTCCGTCCACCACCGCGCCAGCGCTCCGCCCATCAGGTTGCGGAAGTTGGTCTTTGCATCCGGCGACTGTACCGTCACCAGCCAGCCTTCTCCGTAGGGGTCCTTGCGCGCCAGCTCGGGATTCTGCACCACTGCGTCGTTGACGTCGGCAACGCTGCCTTCGATCGGCGACACCATGTCCACCTTCGCACCGTCGCGATAGATGCTCGCCAGCTTCTGGCCTTGCCGGATCCACTGCCCGCGCTGCGGTAGCGACAGCCGCTCGATCTTTCCCACTAACTTGCTGGCGAAGTCGTCCATGCCCACCCTCACCAGGCTCGGGCTCTCACTCAGCGCCCAGGCGTGTCCGGGATGAAACCGCAGGTTCTCTGGCACTTGGAATCCGCCGACCATGCTCGGCTGCAGGCGCGGAACGCTCTCCCGCGGCGCCACCGCAACCGGCTGGACCGCAATCCGGACCGCGTGCTTCTTGCTGAAGAAGTGATCAATGAGTAGGAAAACGATGAAGGTCGAGAGAACCAGAATGACTGTCATATGCTTGCCTCCGGCTGGCCTTTCTTCTTCCGCATGGGCCGTTCGCCACTCTTCCTTAAGGCAATCACCGTGCCATGACTCACTGCACCTGTCGAAATCACCACTGCGCCAACTTATCTATAGTGAAACCATAGACTTGCGCGCCGCACACAGGCGCACATCGGAATACTACTGATTATTTCTACAGCGGCGCTTTGATGAGCTTTTAAGCGGCGTTTTCGGCGGGTTCGGCGCTCCCACATCTAGCGCCAACTAAGAATCAATGACTTACAAGCCACTGCAGGCTTGCTGATTTCTTCAGCACCACCTGTTGCATTTTTCCGCAGCGTCAACTCCAAGTGCTTGAGCGCATTTGCCGTGGGCACGCTATAGCCTACGTTCACAGGCTGTGAACACGCGCAGCTTGCGACAGAACGTAGCTCACGGCGTAAGCCGTGGGGAAAGCGTCGCAGGCATGGTCGAGCCCGCTTCAGCGGGTGACAGTGCCGATAGCTGAGATCTGATGGCTGACAGCCAACGACCCATCGACCAACGACCATCGACCTTTTTATTGCTCCGCCTGCCCCTTCACCACCAGCGCGATCAGCACGCTCTCTCCTCGCTCGGTCTTCACCGAGCCGGCAAACACCTGGTAGCTGTCAGCGTTCTGGTAGGTACGCGGCTCGGTTGCGGGTGGCCCCCCCTTATCGCCGCCCGTGGGTGGCCCCCCCTTATCGCCGCCCGCCTTTGGCGCGATAGAGCCTGCCCTGAGCGAAGTCGAAGGGGTGGGGGTGTTATCAGGCGCCAACAGCAGGAATGCCGCCGGATGGTTGGTCCCGGCGGCCTGCGCGCTCAGCTTCACCAACTGCGCGAAGTCGTAGGGCGCGCTGGGGTCGCTGTCGTCGCTCGCTCGTGACAGCAGCACGAAATCCCGAGTCGGCGCCACGCCAAGGTGGTTGCCATCCTCCGGCAGCAGCGCGTAGCGCATGGTGAAGTAGCCTTTGACCGGCTGCCCGCGGAAGTCTTTCCCGCCGTTTGGGAACGAGATCAGGCCGACAAACATTCCTGGCGCCAGCTCGGGATAGGTCGTGCCTTTCGCAGCCGCTGCTTTACCCGCCGGGAGCGGCGTCTGGCGCAGCCAGATCTCGCACAAGACGCTGCCGTCGGCACGCACCAACTTGGCGCCGCTGGGATCAAGCGCCGAGCGCACTGCCGCGGGAACGGCAGCATCGCTCGGCGGACCGATCTTCTCCAGCTTGACCTGCGCCGCCGCAAGCAGGGAAGAAAGAACCAGAAGAGGGAGAAGGAAGAGAACAGGCAGGTTGCGAATGCGCATGATGCGTTCAGTTTACTGCGGCCGGCTGAAGCTAACCACCGAGGACACGGAGCCGATTTCGCAACTTGGTAATTGTGCAATTTGGCAATTTGGCCCAACTCCGAAATTTCGCTGGCTTGCTTCTCAACCAATTCACAAGTGTCTGCATTTCGGATTCTTAAATTACCAAATTACCAACTTACGAAATTACCAAATCGTTCCTCCGCGCCCTCTGTGGCTAACGGTCTTACTCGCCCGCCGTCGGATGATGTGCCGTGGCAGTCGCGCCGCCGACGGCAAACGTCCCGACGAACGCGCTGCGTTTATCGTGCACCGACCAGCTTTCGCCCAGCGATGGACCTTTGTATTCATCGGTGAGGGCGACCGCCGGCATGGAGTGCGCCGTCTCGGTCAGCGGCGGATAGAACGTCACCTCGTTGCCGCAGAGGTGATCGTTCTCGTTGATGGCGCGCGTCTGCACCACCGCGAACTGCCCGGCGCGCAGCAGGGCGCGGCCATGGTGCTCGCTCGACATCACCAGCTCGACCGGCGCG contains:
- a CDS encoding glycine cleavage system protein H, whose amino-acid sequence is MTVILVLSTFIVFLLIDHFFSKKHAVRIAVQPVAVAPRESVPRLQPSMVGGFQVPENLRFHPGHAWALSESPSLVRVGMDDFASKLVGKIERLSLPQRGQWIRQGQKLASIYRDGAKVDMVSPIEGSVADVNDAVVQNPELARKDPYGEGWLVTVQSPDAKTNFRNLMGGALARWWTEEASSRLQRRMPAALGALAQDGGVAMDNLTAQLPEQNWTELTREFFLS